CCGGTCTCGGCGGCGGCCGCCCACACCGGGTCGTACCGCCGGTCGTGGTAGGGCGCCTTGTCGACCCACATGGAGGGGATCATCAGGGCGCCGAGGCCGGACTCCCTGGCCCGGTGGATCTCGGCGACGACCTCGCGCGGGTCCGCGGTGACCGGCAGCAGGGCGACGCCGCAGTGCCGGGCCGGGTCGTGGGCGACGAACTCGGCGAGCCAGCGGTTGTGCGCCTTGGCACCCGCCATGCCGAGCTCGGGGTCCTGGTCGCCGGAGAGGCCGAGGCCGACGCCGAAGGGGGCGGCGGTCTGGCTGTCGACGGCGTCCGCGTCGGGGAAGACGACCTCGGCGGCGACGCCGTCCCCGTCCAGTTCCTTGATCCGCTGCGCGTGGTCCCAGCCGCCGCGCAGCCCCTCCTCGTGGTCGCTGAACCACTTGGCCGCGAAGTCCTCGTTGCGGACCCCGAGGCGGGTCATGGCCTCGCGGCGGGCCTGCCGGCCGGCGAGGAAGTCGTCGAAGGCCCGGTGGAAGCGGGACTCCAGGTAGGGCCGGTACTCCTCGGTGGGCAGCCCGGCGTGGCAGTCGGAGGAGATGATCAGATACGGGTCCTCGTGGCTCATGGCCACCCCCCTCAGTCGAGGATGAAGCTCTCCAGATAGGTCGGGTCGGCGCGGTCGAGCATCGACTGCGAGCGCGCCCTGATCTGCCGGTCGCTGTGCTCGCTCGCGGGGAGCATCCAGAACCGGCCGGCCCTGATCCCGTCGACGACGTGCTCGGCGACCTCCTCGACCGGGGTGAAGGCGATCTCGTGGCCGGCCTCCTTCATGGCGGCCTCCCACTGGTCGAGGGTGCGGTACGGGGTCCGGCGCGGGCGCTCCTTGGCGTACCGCTCGGGACGGTTGCGGTGCGACTCCCACAGGCCGGTGCGGAGCATGTGCGGTCCGGGGAAGAGCACGGAGGCGCCCACGCGCGCGTGCTCGGCCTTCAGATGGGCGTAGAGGGACTCCGTCATGGTGACGACGGCCGCCTTGGTGACCGCGTAGACGGAGGCGGTGGGCAGCGGGGCGATGCCGCCGTCGCCGGACGAGGTGTTGACGACGTGGCCGGGTTCGCCGCCCGCCAGCATGCGGGGGACGAACGCCTGGATGCCGTGGAAGACGCCCCAGACGTTGACGGCGAAGGCCCACTTCCAGTCGTTGGGCTCGTGCTCCCACATGCGGCCCTCGGCGCCGGAGCCGACGCCGGCGTTGTTGCAGAGGACGTGGACGGCGCCGAAGGTGTCGTAGGCGGCGTCGGCGAACGCCCGTACCGCCTCCGGGTCGGAGACGTCCACGGTCCGGGCGAGCACCTGCGCCCCCTCGGCCATCAGCTCGTCGGCGGCCTCGGCGAGCGGTCCGGGCTCGACGTCGCCGAGGACGACGGCGAGTCCCTCGGCGGCGAAGCGGCGGGCCATCGCCCGGCCGATGCCGCTCGCGGCGCCGGTGACGACGGCGACCTGTCCTTCCCGCAGTTCCATCAGACGCTCCCTTCCGGGGGGCCGTCGAGGATCTGCGCGGGGTCGTCGTAGCGCTGGTGGACGTAGGGCAGCAGGGCCTCCGCGGAGACCCGCTCGGCGACCCGGCCGCGCTGGTCGGAGGTCTTCTCGCCGAGGGTGATCTCGACGAGCCGGCGGACCGGGAGGTCGGCGACCGGGTCGTACATGGACTCGCGCAGCACGACGTCACCGGTGATCCGCTCCAGCCTGCGGACCCTCTCGTTGCGGACGCAGTGCACGAGGACCGGATCGGCGTCGAAGCCGGAGCCCTCGACGCCGGGCAGGAACTTGAAGTAGAAGTCGGTCTTCTCGGCCGGCTCGGGCAGCGGCAGCGGGCCGGAGACGGCGCCGCGCACCTCGACGAAGGCGATGCCGTGCCGGGCGAGCCGGGCGCCCACCACCAGCCCGTCGCGCTCGACGACGACCTCGCCGAGCTTCTTCGGCTCGCCGAAGACCTCCCGGCCGCCGATCAGGGCCCGCTCGTGGGTCATCGGCATGACCAGCGGATACCAGCCCTCGGTGGCGCCGTGGGCGGCGGCCACCGAGACCGAACCGGCGCCGAGGGGATAGCCGGGCAGGTCCACCTGGCTGATGGTGACCCGGACGAGGGGCCGTCCGGTGGGTTTCAGCGGGGGCGGCAGGACGGCCGCGACCGCGTCGGGGTCGGTCTCCCAGAGGGCGACCACCCCGGTGGACCAGATGTCGGGAAGCTTCGCGGCGGCGGCGCGGGCGGCCGCGCTCTCCGCCGCGGTGCGCGCCCCGTACCGTACTCGTGCCATGTCGTACCACCCTTCCGGACGGATACGGTCCTTCGGCGCCACGGCTCCAGGACCCTCGGCCTGTAACACTGTTACACCGCCATCCGGGAAGGGTAAAGACGTGTGCGCGGAGGGAATTGACGGACCATCAGGGGGGTTCGGATGGCACGCCCGGCGCTCAGCCGCGAGGAGGTCCTGGACACGGCGGCGGCCCTGGTGCGGGCGCACGGGCCGGACGGGCTCACCATGCGCGGCCTCGCCGCCGCGCTCGGCACGGCGGTCACCTCGATCTACTGGCACGTGGGCAACCGCGAGTCGCTGCTCGACGCGCTGGCCGAGCGGACGGTGACCGACCTCGGCGCGATCCGGCCGCACGGCGAGGACCCCGCGGAGCGCATCGCCTCGGTGGCGCACGCGCTGCGGCGGGCGCTGCGCGAGCGCCCGCACCTGGTGGCGATGGTCCACGAGCGGGGCCTGACGGAGCGGATGTTCCTCCCCGCCCACCGGGCCCTGGCCCGGGAGGCGCACGCGGCCGGGCTGCGCGGCGAGCGGGCGGCGGAGCTGGTCCGGGCGGTCGCCTTCCAGGTCGTCGGGTACGTCCTGGTGGAGCGCAACCGCGAGCGGGCGCCGGTCCAGTCGCCCGCCGACCAGGAGCTGTGGGACGCCGAGACCGCCGACGCCGACCCGCCGCTCGCCCGCGCGCTGGCCGCCCCCGTGGAGGCGGACCGGCTCTTCGCGGCCTCGGTACGCGCGCTGGTGACGGGCCTCCTGGCCGGCGCGACGGCACCCGCCGCGGGGGACATCGGGGACAAGCCGGACACCGGGGACGGGAGTGTCGGTCGCGGGCCGTATTCTCAGTGACCATGCTCGACGAC
The Streptomyces roseofulvus genome window above contains:
- a CDS encoding SDR family NAD(P)-dependent oxidoreductase; translated protein: MELREGQVAVVTGAASGIGRAMARRFAAEGLAVVLGDVEPGPLAEAADELMAEGAQVLARTVDVSDPEAVRAFADAAYDTFGAVHVLCNNAGVGSGAEGRMWEHEPNDWKWAFAVNVWGVFHGIQAFVPRMLAGGEPGHVVNTSSGDGGIAPLPTASVYAVTKAAVVTMTESLYAHLKAEHARVGASVLFPGPHMLRTGLWESHRNRPERYAKERPRRTPYRTLDQWEAAMKEAGHEIAFTPVEEVAEHVVDGIRAGRFWMLPASEHSDRQIRARSQSMLDRADPTYLESFILD
- a CDS encoding acetoacetate decarboxylase family protein; this encodes MARVRYGARTAAESAAARAAAAKLPDIWSTGVVALWETDPDAVAAVLPPPLKPTGRPLVRVTISQVDLPGYPLGAGSVSVAAAHGATEGWYPLVMPMTHERALIGGREVFGEPKKLGEVVVERDGLVVGARLARHGIAFVEVRGAVSGPLPLPEPAEKTDFYFKFLPGVEGSGFDADPVLVHCVRNERVRRLERITGDVVLRESMYDPVADLPVRRLVEITLGEKTSDQRGRVAERVSAEALLPYVHQRYDDPAQILDGPPEGSV
- a CDS encoding TetR/AcrR family transcriptional regulator, whose amino-acid sequence is MARPALSREEVLDTAAALVRAHGPDGLTMRGLAAALGTAVTSIYWHVGNRESLLDALAERTVTDLGAIRPHGEDPAERIASVAHALRRALRERPHLVAMVHERGLTERMFLPAHRALAREAHAAGLRGERAAELVRAVAFQVVGYVLVERNRERAPVQSPADQELWDAETADADPPLARALAAPVEADRLFAASVRALVTGLLAGATAPAAGDIGDKPDTGDGSVGRGPYSQ